One genomic region from Pyrobaculum islandicum DSM 4184 encodes:
- a CDS encoding M16 family metallopeptidase, translating to MLLDNGVRLVLDKFAAPTAAVVVGIGVGSLFEGRERRGITHLLEHMLFRVPGFDVDEAVESLGGSNNAYTERDVLLLVFEGVSESAVGLVELAFRLYANERFEEADLEREKDVVLSELRQIREDPSDWVGELGIKALFGDSDWGDPVGGTPEAVESISLGNLLEFKRRWFTPGNTFVVLSGGFGEEAVAKAVELFGRLEGEAPPRPRPTAGSGPRRIVENREVNGVYYARAVRVAVGDPAEALAMLHGAAFHLESGTKSVLFSLLRTLGIAYSYYVDYDVVGDVAYLEVVVESARSLEEARRAVSEALKPRSPPPYRLRYFDYVWRVAWRSPADRAVSIAEYVAKGGRPEEAEAAFKRAAERGTLWITPLEEAEAVITPEKLI from the coding sequence GTGTTGTTGGATAATGGGGTGAGGCTGGTGTTGGATAAGTTTGCCGCGCCTACGGCGGCTGTGGTGGTGGGGATTGGGGTGGGGTCGCTGTTTGAGGGGAGGGAGAGGAGGGGCATAACCCACCTGCTGGAGCACATGTTGTTCCGGGTGCCTGGGTTCGACGTAGATGAGGCTGTGGAGTCGCTAGGCGGGTCTAACAACGCCTATACAGAGCGAGACGTCCTCCTCTTGGTTTTCGAGGGGGTCTCCGAGTCGGCTGTTGGGTTGGTGGAGCTGGCCTTCCGGCTGTATGCCAACGAGCGGTTTGAAGAGGCCGACTTGGAGCGGGAGAAGGACGTAGTGCTTTCTGAACTTAGACAGATTCGGGAGGACCCCTCCGACTGGGTTGGGGAGCTGGGGATAAAGGCGCTTTTTGGCGATTCGGACTGGGGGGATCCGGTGGGGGGCACGCCGGAGGCTGTGGAGTCCATCTCGCTGGGGAACCTCCTGGAGTTTAAGAGGAGGTGGTTCACGCCAGGGAACACTTTCGTAGTTCTGTCAGGTGGGTTTGGGGAGGAGGCTGTCGCCAAGGCGGTTGAGCTTTTTGGGAGACTTGAGGGGGAGGCTCCGCCTAGGCCGAGGCCTACGGCGGGGTCTGGCCCCAGGAGGATAGTGGAGAACCGGGAGGTAAACGGGGTGTATTACGCCAGGGCTGTGAGAGTGGCTGTTGGAGACCCTGCAGAGGCCCTTGCCATGCTCCACGGGGCGGCCTTCCATCTGGAGTCTGGGACGAAGTCTGTCCTTTTTAGCCTCTTGAGGACGCTGGGCATCGCCTACTCCTATTACGTAGATTACGACGTGGTGGGGGACGTGGCCTATTTGGAAGTGGTGGTGGAGTCGGCGAGGTCTCTAGAGGAGGCGAGGAGGGCCGTGTCGGAGGCTTTGAAGCCGAGGTCGCCGCCTCCCTACAGGCTTAGGTACTTCGACTACGTCTGGAGGGTTGCGTGGAGGAGCCCTGCGGATAGGGCCGTGTCTATCGCCGAGTATGTGGCGAAGGGTGGGAGGCCGGAGGAGGCCGAGGCGGCTTTTAAGAGGGCGGCTGAAAGAGGCACTCTCTGGATTACGCCTCTGGAGGAGGCCGAGGCTGTTATAACACCAGAAAAACTTATATAA
- a CDS encoding ABC transporter substrate-binding protein has protein sequence MTSKTTLAIAIIALFLAVAAFIQSYYAVQGVNDRLTQLQARVDAVGAEVSRGLARLEGKLASINSTAAAAYREAKLLREISERPSGYVPLRYARLFSIQYEGDVYLLRDALGRRILLLPRGMSQDLADYYRAKYRPDVVVYYPVKRAVYMASTEVAMAYRLYKEMGRADVLRSIVGVMWGREYRWYLPEVEAMLNNGTIADVGPAYSPDFEKIASLKPDVMFVFYYPGPYGTESVVKKLDQLGIPYAVVNEFQEQTALGRAEWIKFIAAFYNATDDAVKIFDRVEAKWSSLASLVADLDRPRVAWFTIFGGVLYPAGAGVRDLIRIAGGRYAYANYSRVDLEVVMKHKNDVDVLIWSSYGVSSVKDLLKVEPRLAELRPVVLGRVYAYSPAFYQLANAYPERLLEELVWIIHPEVAPPGNFTLFVHLQ, from the coding sequence ATGACTTCAAAAACTACTCTCGCCATAGCTATAATAGCTCTGTTTTTAGCTGTAGCGGCTTTTATACAGAGCTATTACGCAGTCCAGGGGGTAAACGATAGACTTACACAACTCCAAGCGAGAGTAGACGCGGTGGGAGCCGAGGTGTCGAGGGGCCTCGCGAGGCTTGAGGGGAAGTTGGCGTCTATAAACTCGACGGCGGCCGCCGCCTACAGAGAGGCCAAGTTGCTTAGGGAGATCTCGGAGAGGCCCTCTGGCTACGTGCCGCTGAGGTACGCCAGACTCTTCTCCATACAGTACGAGGGTGACGTCTACCTCCTGAGGGACGCCCTCGGGAGGAGGATACTCCTCCTGCCGCGGGGCATGTCGCAGGACCTCGCCGACTATTACAGGGCGAAGTACAGGCCGGACGTGGTGGTGTACTACCCCGTCAAGAGGGCCGTCTACATGGCCTCCACTGAGGTGGCCATGGCCTACAGGCTGTATAAAGAGATGGGGAGGGCCGACGTCCTTAGGTCGATCGTGGGGGTGATGTGGGGGAGGGAGTACCGGTGGTACCTCCCGGAGGTGGAGGCGATGCTTAACAACGGCACTATAGCCGACGTGGGGCCCGCCTACTCGCCCGACTTTGAGAAGATCGCCTCGCTGAAGCCCGACGTGATGTTTGTCTTCTACTACCCCGGCCCCTACGGCACTGAGTCTGTAGTGAAGAAGCTGGACCAGCTGGGGATCCCCTACGCCGTGGTAAACGAGTTCCAGGAGCAGACGGCGCTTGGGAGAGCCGAGTGGATCAAGTTCATAGCCGCCTTCTACAACGCCACTGACGACGCTGTCAAGATCTTCGACAGGGTGGAGGCGAAGTGGAGCTCTCTCGCCTCCCTCGTGGCCGACTTAGATAGGCCTAGGGTGGCGTGGTTCACCATATTCGGCGGCGTTTTGTACCCCGCAGGGGCGGGGGTGAGGGATCTAATTAGGATTGCTGGCGGGAGGTACGCCTACGCCAACTACAGCAGGGTGGACCTCGAGGTGGTGATGAAGCATAAAAACGACGTAGACGTCTTGATCTGGTCTAGCTACGGCGTCTCTAGCGTGAAGGATCTGCTCAAGGTGGAGCCGAGACTGGCGGAGCTTAGGCCGGTGGTGCTTGGGAGGGTCTACGCCTACAGCCCCGCCTTCTACCAGCTGGCCAACGCCTACCCTGAGCGGCTGCTGGAGGAGCTGGTGTGGATCATACACCCCGAGGTGGCGCCGCCTGGCAACTTCACCCTATTTGTGCATCTGCAGTGA
- a CDS encoding iron ABC transporter permease — protein MDHTPRGGAAWQLHPICASAVRRLLLLAAPVLFSAELLLGPAGLDWGIVGAVRLPRALGAAVSGALLGMSGLLLQTSLRNPLADPYVLGVSGTAMLAALGSYLLWRLWGLPYVGYFLGAVVGAAVVIVGLTTLARRASLFVVLMVGILVSFVTGAALQLALLLLPPEELGYIYLGLQGNYGAYPPGLLGWAVAGASVVLLATVYLNSRHISALVHGEEAAAGLGVNVRRVSALVVAAASAGAGLAVASVGPVGFVGLLAPHMARWAAGSHRVDKILFDAAAMGAVLSLGADLAMRLLLPRDVPANVVLSIVGAPAAALLMWRYVRRV, from the coding sequence GTGGATCATACACCCCGAGGTGGCGCCGCCTGGCAACTTCACCCTATTTGTGCATCTGCAGTGAGGCGGCTCCTCCTCCTGGCGGCTCCCGTGCTTTTTTCCGCCGAACTCCTCCTCGGGCCGGCGGGCCTAGACTGGGGGATAGTGGGCGCCGTTAGACTCCCCAGAGCCCTCGGCGCCGCCGTGTCGGGCGCCCTCCTGGGGATGTCGGGGCTGTTGCTACAGACCTCTCTGAGGAACCCCTTGGCGGATCCCTACGTTCTGGGGGTAAGCGGCACGGCAATGTTGGCGGCTCTAGGCTCTTATCTTCTCTGGCGCCTGTGGGGCCTCCCCTATGTGGGCTACTTCCTAGGCGCGGTGGTCGGGGCGGCTGTAGTAATTGTAGGATTGACGACGCTGGCTAGGAGAGCCTCTCTCTTTGTGGTGTTAATGGTGGGGATCCTCGTTTCCTTTGTCACTGGGGCGGCTCTCCAGTTGGCTCTCCTCTTGCTTCCGCCGGAAGAGCTTGGCTACATATACCTCGGCTTGCAGGGGAACTACGGGGCCTATCCGCCCGGCCTTCTGGGGTGGGCCGTGGCTGGAGCTTCTGTTGTCCTATTGGCAACGGTGTATCTAAACTCCCGGCACATCTCGGCGCTTGTCCATGGGGAGGAGGCGGCGGCTGGCCTGGGGGTAAACGTGAGGAGAGTCTCGGCGTTAGTGGTGGCGGCGGCTTCTGCGGGGGCCGGCCTTGCTGTGGCGTCGGTGGGACCGGTGGGGTTTGTGGGTCTTCTGGCGCCTCACATGGCCCGATGGGCGGCGGGTAGCCACAGGGTCGACAAGATCCTCTTCGACGCAGCGGCGATGGGGGCCGTCCTCTCGCTGGGGGCGGACCTCGCCATGAGGTTGCTCCTGCCGAGGGACGTGCCGGCGAACGTGGTGCTGTCTATCGTGGGGGCGCCGGCGGCGGCCCTCCTCATGTGGAGGTATGTACGTAGAGTTTGA